GCGTTTTCGAAACGTTTCTCCCAATCAAGCTAAatatggaaataaaaaaaaaagatctatctgctaatttttttatttaaaaaatttcagatGAATCACTTTTATTTACCACTGACAGATTTGCTAAAAGGCGAATGAAGATCATAGACCATTTGCGGAAAGTTTTATTAGTTACTCCAACAAGGGTCGCATTTACACTCTCGATGTTGTATTGCTTTAGCAACATGAGTCCCCATAACAGATGCTCGGGTGTTGAATTTGTGGGACGTCGAGTAGACAACCTGTCCCAAAAGATTACACACACCTGTGGAGATGTCCCAAAAAAAGCTCGAAATTTGCGATAACCCATACCGAGGCTTCCTTTTAAGTCATGGCCAGTAATTTTATGGCCAATATTCCAAAACATATCACTTGAAACCATtttataatttagatttcacAAAAACcactatttttaaaaaccaaatAGAATGTAGTAATTCGTCTGATGTTATTTGTATAGTGTTGCCAGACTGATATTTTTAATCATATTTATTCCGTATTAATTAAAATAGTGCAGATTTCGCCATAATTCGTGCGAAAGTTTGTTGCCTATATTTAATTACACCAAGTGATgtcacacaaaacaaaagtttcggtgaaaaaattttaaatgccGAAAGTAAAGTTTCGATTCGAAAGTAACCTTTCgctgaaaacgaaaagttcaaGAAGCATATTGTCAGTCAATATGGGACCTTATGCCATAAGTTTTGCATAAGTAGTTTCTCCAGATCACCTTACGCCAGGTTTTGAGCGTAGGTTTTATAAAAATtatggaaaacaaaatctttCAGCCATCAAAAGGGCGAAACTTCGGCAAAACATCGAAAATTCGCCCTTTTGATGGCCGAAAGATTTtgctttacataatttttATAAAACCTACGCTCGAAACCTGGCGTAAGGTGATCTGGAGAAACTACTTATGCAAAACTTATGGCGTAAGGTCCCATATTGACTGACAATATGCTTCttgaacttttcgttttcagcGAAAGGTTACTTTCGAATCGAAACTTTACTTTCggcatttaaaattttttcatcgaaacttttgttttgtgtgacATCACTTGGGGTAATTAAATATTGGCAACAAACTTTCGCACGAATTATGGCAAAATCTACactttttttcattaataCGGAATAGATATGATTAAAAATATCAGTCTGACAACACTATAAAAATAATTGCAGACTAATTGATCCCTAGTTGATTTTTCTCAGTAACTGAACGCGTGAGTcccgttttttcttctttcaattaAAATGGCTAGTCATAAGATATGGAAACGTGATTCCACTTGCAAGGCCCACGCCTTATtagagaaaatgtttttggAGAACAAGATTGAGCCAAGTGCCCTTCCCGCATTTGTATATAAGCAGTCGCCCGAGTTTCAAAAATACTCGTTGAATGTGTTCAGAACAGCATTCAACGAGTTAAAAGCTAAATCTGGCCTTGCATGTAAGTAATTAACACTTACTCTCTATACTTTTTGCATTTATTATatacaaattaaaatttttcagTGAAGCCATGTAGTCACAATGCAGCTCTTTGTTTTGATGAGGCCAGTGATGTCAGCCCTGGAGTTTCCCTTCATAAACGCGTCAGGCTAGTTGAGGGCAAGGAAGAAGGGATGGACGATTTCGACTCGCTTATCGTGCACGGCAATCAACCTGTGCAGATGTCGGTCTATCAGGATCCAGTCACTAGATGTGAAAAACTCGTCGTCGTTGTCGCCCTCATTGGGGGTGTGGATGACGCCAAGTTTTCGCTGGTGGGAGATGGCCCAGGAACTAGGACTGCAAGAATCGATTATTCCTGGCCCGTTACTTCAGTCGACATCGAAGCTATTTTTCATACAGAAATTCAAAGTGGCGAAATTCCCTCCTGTCACCCTTTGATTGAAGCTCTTAAAAAAGATCTAGAGAAATCTCGGTCGAGTGTTGAGGAAATCCCCAGAGGTTTCATGGAGTTAACCTTGCCCATTTCGGTGCAAACTGTGGCTAACTCCATATACGttacggggaaaaaaaacaaagacgGAACAAAGTATCTCGTTGTCACATTGATGGGATACCAGACTGCGTATACAATAAAGGAAAAGGATAGAATCGTTGTTTTCAAAGATATGTGAGTCCTTTGTTTATAATTTGCTTTgtctttttgttatttttttttctaatagaataaaaatatttttcagttaattttttttaacgatctTAACTTCTTATAATAATACTTTTACCGCAGCTCCCGGAGAGTAAAGATACTAAGCACTATTGATATCGTCGAATTTCTATTagaagaaaattacaaatatgTGCTCACGGGGAAATTAAACCAAGATTGTATTGAGGTATCCATGCATTGACATCTACTTATATATAGAAATAATTAAGAAGGAAATGTAatgaaatttgatttttttttagcgtTTCTTCGGAATGATTAGAATGGCTGGCAGGTGTGGTGACAAACCAACAGTAACCTCGTTTTTAGAATTGTTCCGTTTACTTACTCTATATTACCCAACGAAACAAACATTACGTGGTTCAAACTGCGATaatgaggaagaaaaaaatgaggtTCTTACCTCTTACCACTTATGGATTAAGTGTAATTTCAATCATAACAAGAAAGAGAtgcagaaaaagaaggaatacTTGAAAGACATTCTATTAACGGGAATTATTAGAGAAATTAATCTAGCAAAAACAGTAGAAAACTGTTCTCAAAATTCATATGTTACAACTGATGATAAGATAGACGTCCTCGATTGTGATATTATTTATTACATTTGCGGCTACATGGTCCATTCGTACAGGAAAAAGGCAAAACGGAGAAATTCTTCGTTTTGTCAAAATTGTATGAAAAATGTAGACATTAGTCCAGAACACCTTCCAAGTAACTTCACCGCTTCCCAATTAAGTGAGAttaagaaaagaggaaaacttATTTTTGCTTCACATGACATGTTCAAACTTATTTGTGCTGCAGAAGAAGCATTTCTATCATTAGCCAAACACCATGGCATTTTTCTTCGAGATGCATTTGAAGCAATTTTATTAATCCTGTCTGCTAAAAAATTACCTTTGATAGGGTGTACGATTCACATGAAGGAAATGATTACTACTgttatttttcaatatcttACATTGCGATTTCGTtgttttgggaaaaaaaaatgattgctgtgattgaaaagaaaagaactgaGTGTCACGCaacaatgaagaaaaaaaaactgaaaaaaaacgaTAGACGATGATTATTGTATGCAGAGTTGGGGGGAGCGCGCTCTTTTCGAGAGCGACGAGCGAAGTCGCTCAAACTGGAAAAACGTGAGCTGGAGCGCGAGCGAAGACCTCCTGAGCGGAAGCTCAATGACTGCAACGCCATCTAACGGTCAATatttaaaactaattgaatGACGGAATATTTCCAAATGCATACTCTCACTTAGACGACGCTtcaatagaccagtttcggatgctgcgttgcaaaatttaaaaaaatccaggggggtttcgattgcagggggagataggaaaaagggggtttttgatttatttaccctagtaatacttttccaattcaggaaatgttctagaatactacactttaagacattctgcgtcttctccagtctttataaataattaatcatccctagtttatccatgaaaattaattcaagtaaaaggctaggtagtaatacttttccaattcaggaaatgttctagaatactacactttaagacattctgcgtcttctccagtctttatcaataattaatcatccctagtttatccatgaaaattaattcaagtaaaaggctagggatgctgtttagtattttttgcgtttctagtatcaagaaaatatgtaaacatgggtgattcaaatgtggatatggggataatggataaactaTAATTCTGCTAAACATACAAATTGTATGTAATGTAAATGTTGTCGCGATGAAGTCAGTTATCCAGAAAGAAAAGTcaaataaacaataatttGTGATGCCAAAAATAGTTtcaatttcgtttttaaaGTAAGTCAAAAAGTTATCTACAAATAATCATTTGAGCTTCGCGCCCAATATGGCTCAGCTTTCCGTATTGACGTAGAGTACAGCGTTTCACGattgaaataaacaaacaagaaaatgagggaaaattcagaaatttttaTGCGTATATAAGGCTGGGCCAATACAGTTCAAATGAATAAGGGGATATAAAGAATGTTTGCTtataattaagaaataaaaataaaaaaattggctaTCTTAGTTTATTCACAAATCCCGGGTGTGTGAAGCAtctaatcagtagggaaacggaaaaatccgcaaaaaagtACGGCTTGCAGAGGCAGCGCCAACTTGCGGCAGGCACGAGCATGGTTTATGGGGACGTATAGGCCGATCACAGTCTTTCTATTCTTGGTCTGTGGTAAAATTGTGAAAATCGTGGCTTTTGAACTATTGTTTTCATTACAGAAGTTTTAGACAAAAATggcatcaaatataaaatTGAATCTTTCTGATCAAAGCTGTAATGCAAGTTCTGTAATACACTATATGCCGTGTAAAATCAATCACGACGGTGCAGCAAACATTACAGGATTCTTTTCACCGTACGTTGAAAACAAGGACACAGATATTATTAACAAAGCTGATTCAGGTATTTGGTATAGTTGTTGTGCTAGTTTAGTAATGTTACCattgtttttagttttagAAGCTTCATTCCGTGGTTATCCTTTGCAAggcaagaaaataaaaattccaaaTGATTTTAAAGGAATTGTTGTTAACGAAACGAAGAAGCCTTTGACTTACATGGAGCCAAGAAATcttgatttaaaaaagaatttctgtGAAATAACCTATTGGAACTGGGATTGCtttccaaacaaaaatgatttgattcaTCAGTCTGTGGATTGGCTGATATTATCAAAAATGGTAAATAATTCACTTACTGAATAATATATAATTCTGATTGAATCATATACTCATGCATCATGTAATGTAA
This genomic interval from Daphnia magna isolate NIES linkage group LG8, ASM2063170v1.1, whole genome shotgun sequence contains the following:
- the LOC116928604 gene encoding uncharacterized protein LOC116928604, which encodes MASHKIWKRDSTCKAHALLEKMFLENKIEPSALPAFVYKQSPEFQKYSLNVFRTAFNELKAKSGLALKPCSHNAALCFDEASDVSPGVSLHKRVRLVEGKEEGMDDFDSLIVHGNQPVQMSVYQDPVTRCEKLVVVVALIGGVDDAKFSLVGDGPGTRTARIDYSWPVTSVDIEAIFHTEIQSGEIPSCHPLIEALKKDLEKSRSSVEEIPRGFMELTLPISVQTVANSIYVTGKKNKDGTKYLVVTLMGYQTAYTIKEKDRIVVFKDM